The candidate division WOR-3 bacterium genome has a window encoding:
- a CDS encoding NAD(P)/FAD-dependent oxidoreductase — MYRKKKVAIIGAGPAGIAAAVQLKRSGITPLLFEGEKPGGLLNNARCVENYPGFPRGISGPALVRRFVCHLREWSINVISEKVVEVVRQKNFFLIQTRKKYYSEILIIASGTEPKSPDPSLLQLDDSRIFFDIIRLRRMKNKKILIVGAGDAAFDYALNLGSKNRVIVINRKREIKALPLLYKRIRSCDYRNQITYFPHTRLLNFIRKGDSLVVELLKKNKEISLVCDYLLFAIGRQPSLGFLSPSLLKKYPGGDDKLYFIGDVKAGRFRQAAIAVGDGIEAAMRIAARLGIGERR, encoded by the coding sequence GTGTACAGGAAGAAAAAAGTCGCGATCATCGGTGCCGGGCCCGCAGGTATTGCCGCGGCGGTCCAGTTAAAGCGTTCAGGCATAACCCCTTTGCTCTTTGAAGGAGAAAAGCCGGGTGGTCTGCTCAATAACGCTCGATGTGTGGAGAATTATCCGGGGTTTCCCCGTGGCATATCAGGACCGGCACTCGTCAGGCGGTTTGTCTGCCATCTTCGTGAATGGTCGATCAATGTGATATCGGAAAAAGTGGTTGAGGTCGTCAGGCAAAAAAATTTCTTTCTTATACAGACCCGTAAAAAGTATTATTCAGAGATATTGATAATCGCTTCTGGAACAGAACCGAAGTCGCCTGATCCGTCTTTGTTACAGCTTGATGATTCAAGGATTTTTTTCGATATTATCCGGCTCAGACGGATGAAGAATAAGAAAATTTTGATTGTCGGCGCCGGTGATGCGGCATTTGATTACGCCCTGAATCTCGGCTCCAAGAACCGGGTTATTGTTATCAATCGGAAAAGAGAAATAAAAGCCCTGCCTCTTTTATATAAAAGAATAAGAAGCTGCGACTACAGGAATCAGATAACCTATTTTCCGCATACTCGACTCCTGAATTTCATTCGGAAAGGCGATTCTTTGGTTGTTGAGTTGTTGAAGAAGAATAAAGAAATTTCCCTTGTGTGTGATTATCTGCTCTTTGCAATCGGCAGGCAACCGTCGCTTGGATTTTTATCGCCGTCTCTCCTGAAAAAATATCCAGGAGGCGATGATAAACTCTATTTCATCGGTGATGTCAAAGCAGGAAGATTCAGACAGGCGGCGATCGCCGTGGGTGACGGGATTGAGGCGGCGATGAGGATTGCAGCGCGCCTGGGCATAGGGGAGAGGCGTTGA